The Cupriavidus necator DNA window TGACATGCGGATCGTTGACAAGGACCCCGAGATTGCCGGCGCCGCACTCCTTGACCGCCGAGATCTGCGGCTGCGCGAGCAGAGATCGGATCAGCGCAGGCGACATCGCACAGCCAGTTCGCTTCGGCACGTTGTACAGCATCAGGGGGCGTTCGGTTGCGCGCGCCACTTCATTGAAATGCCACACGATACCCGCATCGGAGGGCCGCAGGTAGCAGGGCGGCGGCACCAGGTAGCCGGCAAGATCAAAGCCGTCCAGTTCGGCAACTTGCGCGCACACCGCGCGGGTATCGATCGCGCCGACGCCAGCCATCACCGGCAGCTCGCCGTGGACGGCCTCGAGCACTGCCGCCGTGAAGACTTGCCGCTCGTGGGTGGAAAGCAGGCTTCCCTCTCCGGTCGTGCCCAAGATGATCAGGCCGTTCACGCCTGCCTCGAGGTAACTCTCAGCCAGCCTGGCGGCGCCCGGCAGGTCCAGCGAGCCGGCACGCATCGGCGTGACCATGGGCACCCAGATGCCCCATGGCGTCTGGCGGGAAGCCGCTGCGATACCGGTGCAGGCATGCACGGCGGCGCCGGAAAAGCTCTCTTCCTCAGTGCGCCACATGGTTGTCTCCCAGGGCTGTCGTGACGCCGAACTCCGCCGCCGGAAAGGCCGTCATGATGGCGTGCATGGCCGCGTCGCGGTCCGCGCGTGCGATCTCCACGTGCAGCGTGGTTTCGCCGTGCCGGTAGTCCACGTTCACCACATAGACGCGGGCCAGTTCACCGAGCACCCGGTGCATGGTCTGCCGCAGGCCGAACACCTCGGTGGATGCCACCGCAAGATGCATGCGGATCCAGGCCGGTGCGGGCTGGGAGACCGCGCGCAGCACGGGCATGGTGGCCTTGCTGCTGCGCAGGGCGGTACGTCGGGGAACGGTATCAACGGCCAGGCTTGACTGTCGCATGATTGGATGGACCGGCGCGGTAGCGGGTCGCGTGTTGGACATGGCTTTATGCTAGCCAGCGCCGTCTAAATTTGATGCAAGGATGTTGGGCCTTGGCGTTAAATCCGCATCAAAATCAGCGACGCTGGCAAGGCGCTCGCGCTCAGAACGTCTTCGTCAGCGACGCCCAGGCCGCAGCCTTGCCGAGGTAGCGGCCCCGGTTGGCACTGGTGTAGGCCACTTCCTTGGCGTTGGTATCGACATAGGCAATCGCCAGCGCGAAGCCCTTGCCCAGGTCCTTGGTCAGGCCGATCTTCCAGTCGGTGTACGAGGCGTCGCTGTTGTGCTTGACGCCCTGGTAGCCGACGTGCGCGTTCAGTGTCAGGTCCCAGAAATTCAGCGGGACATTGGCGCTCAGGTCGACGTAGTAGCTGTTCTTGCTGTCGGCCCAGCCAAACAGGTTGGTGACCGAGTGCGAGTACTTGAGCATGACCGGGCCCCAGCCGATGCCGGCGTACAGCTCGGTGGTGTACGGGCGCGGGTTGTTGTAGCCGCCCGGGTAGTAGTACTCGAGCACGCCCAGGTCATAGTTGAACTCGGTGCCGGCGACCTTGAAGGTGTTCTTGAAGCCGCCGTAGAAATCCATCTCGACCGCGGCCGAGACCGCCGGGTTGGCATCCTCGAGCCAGCTGATGCCGGAGTTCCAGTTGCCCAGATAGAAGCCGCTTTCGTGGGCGTAGTCAAAGCCACCCTGGATGGCCGGGCGCAGGTTGGTCTGGCTGATGCCGCGATAGCGGTAGTCCGAGACCAGCGACACGTTGGCCGTGAACGTATGCGGGGACGGCGCGGCGTCTGGCTGGGATTGCGCCATGGCCGGCATGGCAGCGAGGAAGATGGAAGATGCGGAACATGCGAGCAGCGTGGCCGCGGTTTGGCGCAGGTCAGTCATTGTTGTTGTGGCGAGAGTTGAAAAAATCCCCGTTGCAGGGAGCCTCGCCACGATATGGCCTGACGCGTAAAAACGGTATCAAAAGCCGCGGTGCCCGCGTACAAATCCAATCAATGCGCCTGGATTTCGGCGCTACCCGGCAAACCGGTAGCCCAGCCCGATTTCCGTCAGCAAGTGGGCGGGCCGCGCCGGGTCCGCTTCGAGCTTGTGCCGCAGATGTCCCATATAGACGCGCAGGTACTGGCTGCTTTCGGCCTGGGAGGGTCCCCACACCTCCCGCAGCATCTCCCGGTGCGTCATCACCTTGCCGCGGTGGGCGATCAGAACCGCAAGCAGCCGATACTCGATCGGCGTCAGGTGCACGGCCTGTCCCGAACGGGTGACGACGCGGCTGGCCAGGTCAACCTGCACGTCGCCGAACAGGATCTGGTGGGAACCGCGAGCGTTGGCCCTGGCATGCCGGCGCAGCAGCACGCGCAGGCGCGCGACCAGTTCACCGACGCCAAAGGGCTTGGTCAGGTAGTCATCCGCGCCGGCATCCAGCGCACCGATCTTGTCGGCTTCTCCGCTACGTGCCGACAGGACCAGCACCGGTACGTCAGTCCACGTACGGATCTCGCTGATCAATCGCACCCCGTCTCCGTCCGGCAAACCCAGGTCGAGAATGACGAGGTCAGGTTGCCGGGTGCCTGCCTCGATCAGTCCGCGCTTGAGCGATTCCGCCTCGTGCACCGTGCAACCTTCGGACTCCAGGGTCGAGCGGACAAAGCGCCGGATATGCGGCTCATCCTCAACCAGCAGGACTGTCGGGGAAAAATCAAATGGCATCAACTTCCTCTCTTCTTGCGTGAGACCCTAGGCATCAGTCTGCTCCGGCTCCACCGCCGGCGGATTTCCACGCGGCAACGCTACCAAGAAGCGCGCGCCCGCCTGGCCGCCGGGCCGGTCCGGGCGTTGCGCGGGTTCCACCCAGATGCGCCCGCCATGGGCTTGCACGATTGCCTCGCATACGGCGAGACCCAGGCCGACACCCGCGGTCGCGGATTCGCGCTCACCGCGCGTGAATTTCTCGAAGATCTGCCGTTCCTTGCCCTTGGGCACGCCGGGGCCATCATCCTCTACCGCAATCCTGATCTCGTCGTCGACCGGCGCGGCCGAGAGCCGGATCTCTGTGCCGGCAGGCGTGTATTTGGCGGCATTCTCCAGCAGGTTGCACAGCACGCGCTCGATCAGCACGGCGTCGCATTCGACCAGGGGTACCCGGGACAAGTCGACGACAACCACGCGGTGGTGCTCGAGCGCCTCGCGCATGGCAGCCAGGCTGGCGCCAACGAGCTCCTCCACCGATTGCCACTCCTTGCTCATCCGGACTTCCCGGCCCTGCAGCTTCGCCATGTCCAGCAGATTCACCACCATGGTCCGCATGCGCCTGGCCTGTTCCAGCATGGCGGCCACGGTCTCGGCCAGTGACGGCGCCAGCCCGGGATCGCTGCGCTGCATGGTTTCCGCCATGCCGATCAGGCTGGTCAGCGGGGTGCGCAGGTCATGGGAGACAGCGGCCAGCAATGAGCTGCGCAGGCGCTCAGACTCCATCGACAGCAAGGCCAGCTGCGCCACTTCGACGTAATGCAAGCGCTCGATGGCGATCGCGATCAGCGTGCAGAACACATCGACCTGGCGCCGTAGCGCAGGTTGCGCAAAGGCGCGTGATACCGCAGGCTCGACCGCCAGCACGCCACGGGTCTGCATCGGCGCCTTCAATGGCAGATACAGCACGGTGCTGCCGGGCAAGGTATGCGTGCCGGTGCCTGCGGGCTGGCCGTGATCGAATACCCACTCTGCCAGTACACGGTCGATCGAGTCGGTTCGCGCCCCGGTGTCATGCTGCTCGACATCGGACACGGGCGGCAGCAAGCGGCCTTCCGCGGAAACCAGGAAGAAGGCTGAATTGGCATCGAAGGCAGCACGCAGGAAACGGCTGGCGATCGAGACAATCTGGTTCGGCACCAGCGCCGCGGAGAGTTCACGGGCCAGTTCGTACAGCGTGCGGGCATCGTTCTCGCGCTGCACCGCCACCTGCGCTTGTTCGCGCAAACCGGCCGTCAGTTGCCCGATGACCAGCCCCACGGATAGCAGCACGAGGAACGTCAGCAGATACTGTACGTCGCTGACGGCGAACGACAGCCGCGGCGGTACGAAGAAGAAGTCGAAGGCGGCCACGGCCAATACCGAAGCCAGCGCCGCCGGTCCGCGGCCATGACGAAGCGCGACGCCGACCACTGCCGCCAGAAACAGCATGGCAATGTTGACGACGTCGAACCATGGAAATGCGAGGGCCGACAGTGCCGTGGCACCGGCGCACCATGCCGCCGCCCACAAATAATCTTTGCGCGTGGCCCCGTCGCCTGGCGCTGGGGCGTCTGGCGCTTCAGTGCCATGGCGCGGGCGAAGATCCACCCGCGTCGTGTCTGCCGCCACGCGGATGATATCGATCTCCGGACACCCGAGCGCCAGCGCATCGGCAAAACTGCGGCGGCCGAACAGCCAGGCCGGCGCGTTCACAAATGGCGTCAAGGCCAGGCCGAGAAGGGAGCGGGCCCGCTCCGCAACGGAGGCGCCGCCCCGGCGCCAGTCTGCCGGCGCCCGGCCGATGACCACCTTGGTCAGGTTGTGGCGGCGCACGTACCCCACGATTGCCTGGACCATGTCGTTGCCCGCCAGGGTCTCGGTGCGTGCGCCCAACTCCTCTGCGAGACGCATGGCCGTCTGCAGGCGAGTCTTTGCGAAATCGGACGGGGGTGCCAGCCTGGGGGTGGCGATGGTCACCACATGCCAGTCGCAATCGAGCTGGCCGGCAAGCCGGCGCGCACTCCGGACGACCTGCTCGGCATCGTCACCACTACCGATGCAAGCCAGCACCGCCTCCCGGGTCCGCCACACGCCTTGAACGGCTTCGGACTGACGCCATG harbors:
- a CDS encoding TorF family putative porin; its protein translation is MTDLRQTAATLLACSASSIFLAAMPAMAQSQPDAAPSPHTFTANVSLVSDYRYRGISQTNLRPAIQGGFDYAHESGFYLGNWNSGISWLEDANPAVSAAVEMDFYGGFKNTFKVAGTEFNYDLGVLEYYYPGGYNNPRPYTTELYAGIGWGPVMLKYSHSVTNLFGWADSKNSYYVDLSANVPLNFWDLTLNAHVGYQGVKHNSDASYTDWKIGLTKDLGKGFALAIAYVDTNAKEVAYTSANRGRYLGKAAAWASLTKTF
- the dapA gene encoding 4-hydroxy-tetrahydrodipicolinate synthase; the encoded protein is MWRTEEESFSGAAVHACTGIAAASRQTPWGIWVPMVTPMRAGSLDLPGAARLAESYLEAGVNGLIILGTTGEGSLLSTHERQVFTAAVLEAVHGELPVMAGVGAIDTRAVCAQVAELDGFDLAGYLVPPPCYLRPSDAGIVWHFNEVARATERPLMLYNVPKRTGCAMSPALIRSLLAQPQISAVKECGAGNLGVLVNDPHVTVLCGEDAALLDHLLAGGAGVIAASSHIRPDLFVRLLHLAQTGRFRAARALFAKLAPLISLMFAEPNPAPVKAALALSGVISPETRLPLQPASPALVQRLEEAMALLPPHTVARDEHLAA
- a CDS encoding sensor histidine kinase; this encodes MPDAELREAGSRPDPDALLQMVQEEGARASRGKLRVYFGASAGVGKTFAMLTAARTASARGTDAVIGIVETHGRAETEALIAGIERLPMKDVPYRERVLQEFDLDAALVRRPALVLVDELAHSNAPGSRHPKRWQDIQELQAAGIDVWTTVNVQHLDSLNEAVGGITGIRVWETVPDVVFDSADEVVLVDLPADELLRRLKEGKVYLPEQARHAARNFFRKGNLIALRELALRRTADRVDSDVRAWRQSEAVQGVWRTREAVLACIGSGDDAEQVVRSARRLAGQLDCDWHVVTIATPRLAPPSDFAKTRLQTAMRLAEELGARTETLAGNDMVQAIVGYVRRHNLTKVVIGRAPADWRRGGASVAERARSLLGLALTPFVNAPAWLFGRRSFADALALGCPEIDIIRVAADTTRVDLRPRHGTEAPDAPAPGDGATRKDYLWAAAWCAGATALSALAFPWFDVVNIAMLFLAAVVGVALRHGRGPAALASVLAVAAFDFFFVPPRLSFAVSDVQYLLTFLVLLSVGLVIGQLTAGLREQAQVAVQRENDARTLYELARELSAALVPNQIVSIASRFLRAAFDANSAFFLVSAEGRLLPPVSDVEQHDTGARTDSIDRVLAEWVFDHGQPAGTGTHTLPGSTVLYLPLKAPMQTRGVLAVEPAVSRAFAQPALRRQVDVFCTLIAIAIERLHYVEVAQLALLSMESERLRSSLLAAVSHDLRTPLTSLIGMAETMQRSDPGLAPSLAETVAAMLEQARRMRTMVVNLLDMAKLQGREVRMSKEWQSVEELVGASLAAMREALEHHRVVVVDLSRVPLVECDAVLIERVLCNLLENAAKYTPAGTEIRLSAAPVDDEIRIAVEDDGPGVPKGKERQIFEKFTRGERESATAGVGLGLAVCEAIVQAHGGRIWVEPAQRPDRPGGQAGARFLVALPRGNPPAVEPEQTDA
- the kdpE gene encoding two-component system response regulator KdpE; translation: MPFDFSPTVLLVEDEPHIRRFVRSTLESEGCTVHEAESLKRGLIEAGTRQPDLVILDLGLPDGDGVRLISEIRTWTDVPVLVLSARSGEADKIGALDAGADDYLTKPFGVGELVARLRVLLRRHARANARGSHQILFGDVQVDLASRVVTRSGQAVHLTPIEYRLLAVLIAHRGKVMTHREMLREVWGPSQAESSQYLRVYMGHLRHKLEADPARPAHLLTEIGLGYRFAG